In Solidesulfovibrio carbinoliphilus subsp. oakridgensis, the sequence GCCTTGGGAAAGGCCCCGGCCTCGTCGGGGTAGGTGACGAACACGCGGTCCACGAACCGGCCGAGGACCTTGTTGGTCATGCCGGGGACGCTGTTCTGCTCGTGGATGACCGTGCGGATGCCCATGAGCCGGGCCGCGGCCACGGGAATGAACCCGGCGTAGCCGCCAAATCCGGCGACCACGGCCGGACGGAATTCGTTTAGAAGCCGCACGGCCAGGCCAAAGGCCCGGCCCATCCACCAGGGCGCGGCCAGGGCCCGCAGGCCACGGCCGAAAACGCCCTTGGCCGGCAGGCCCACGAAGGGCAGCCCGGCCTTGGTGGCCAACTCGCCCTCGGGGCCGCCAGCGCCGACGAAAAGGAGATGCAGGTCGGGGCGCAGGGCGCGCAGGGCCTCGGCCACGGCCAGGGCCGGAAAGATGTGGCCGCCGGTGCCGCCGGTGGTGAGCACGATGCGTGTCATGTCCTGGCGCTCCTCGAGAGGTTGAGGAGAATGCCCACGCACAGGAAGCACGACAGGAGGTTCGAGCCGCCGTAGCTCAGAAACGGCATGGCCACGCCCTTGGGCGGCACGCAGCCGAGGACCACGGCCAGGTTGAGGAGGAACCCCAGGCCAAGGACGAGGGCCATGCCGTAGGCCGTGAACCGGTCGCGCAGGTCGTCCTGGGCCAGGGCCACCCGAAACGCCCGCCACAGGAGAATGCCGATGCAGATAAAGACGATGGAGATGCCGATGAAGCCGAGTTCCTCGCCAAGGACGGCCATGATGAAGTCGTTGTGGGCTTCGGGCAGGTAGAAGAGCTTCTGCTTGCCGGCCCCGAATCCGGCCCCGGTGATGCCGCCCGAGCCAAAGGCGTAAAAGGACTGGACGAGCTGGTAGCCGACGTTCTGCGGGTCCTTGAACGGATCGAGGAAGGCGAACCACCGTTTGAACCGGTAGGGCGAGGAGGCGATGAGAAGTCCCATGGCCCCGACGCCGAACATCATGGACACGGCCAGGTAGGTCATGCGCGTGCCGCCGACCAGGCTCATGAGGAAAAAGAGCATGCCGAGAAAGACCGCGCCGCCGAAATCGGGCTGCAAAAGGAGAATCAGGCC encodes:
- the ftsW gene encoding putative lipid II flippase FtsW, whose protein sequence is MSRVKVATAETKKQGPFDLWLLGAALLLAGLGLVMVFSSSGVMAERLNGNRYYFFQRQALFALVSLTLMALCAWMPRKVLHGPVYLWLFAIVGLLVLTLVPPFSVKAGGARRWMHFGPATLQPMELAKVVLVMYLAYFFSQKQKLVRSFSVGFIPPVVVTGFLGLILLLQPDFGGAVFLGMLFFLMSLVGGTRMTYLAVSMMFGVGAMGLLIASSPYRFKRWFAFLDPFKDPQNVGYQLVQSFYAFGSGGITGAGFGAGKQKLFYLPEAHNDFIMAVLGEELGFIGISIVFICIGILLWRAFRVALAQDDLRDRFTAYGMALVLGLGFLLNLAVVLGCVPPKGVAMPFLSYGGSNLLSCFLCVGILLNLSRSART